The DNA sequence GTGTCTGCCAAAATACAAATTGTGATTCTGACACACCATGTGATTAATCAGCAGCTGCAATCAGATAGAGCATTCTTCTTCACTGCCTCTCCTGAACTACAATAGGCTGTTGCTGAGCTCTGTTAAGCAGTAGAATGCACttcaccccagaagcagctgcattgcaAAAGTGAAGGGATTTTCGTCTAACTGGATTGGCAAACTTTGGGAATAAAAAACTAGCAGTTTTGTAGCATgctagagattaacaaatttgttaggtcatgagcttggatgggcaagacccacttcttcagatgattggagcagaaaaaaaaacaaccctggaTCCTACTTTTTTTCCCCTACTCCGATCATCTGCAGAAGCGGACCTTGCCCAcaagagctcatgacctaacaaatttgtcagtctctaaggctgtgtttacactgtgcccttaactcGAAATAAGAGACAATTTATGCTATGCAAACAGCATCTCCTATctcaaattaatttcaaaataggctattttgggatttggcGCTTTCTAAGCAACATCAAATTTCAAAACACTGCGCTATgtcgaggcatcccttactcctcccacagtgaggggtagagggatgctgaaaCTGCACGCCCACTATTtcgaaaaacattttgaaataccgGCCATGTTTCCTAGATGCAGATTTACTATTTCCGAATACCTGGGTATGCCAAAATAGCTCGGCAGTGAAAACATAgcctaaggtgctacaagactgcctgttatttgcaaagctacagactagtACAGCTACCCTTTTGGAATAAAAGGCGCTCTGGAAGTCTATGGCCAGGTCTACTCTAAGGGAGAAAGTTGACTTAagacacacaattccagctgCAGGAACAGTGGAACTGGAGTTGACGTCCCTTAGGCCAAATTTCTGTGGCGTCCCCAAAGAAGGTGGTCAACAGGCGaaactctgccattgacttacCTGATTCCTCACCACCCAGTGGCGTATCGGGATCAACAGGAGCATAATCAGCTGGCGATGTAGGGTGGCTCTACAAGACCTGCCTAATTGACTCCCCAGGAGATGGATTTCCAGAGCATTTCTCCCCTGGTAAGCGTAGCCCAAAAACAAAATATGACACTTTGTTCATTCACTGTTAGCCAGGGCTGTGCCATGTGCTTTCTTGGAATTTTTATGGCCCTCCTATTTGAGAAATGAGGCATCAGACAGCATTTCCTTTCTAGCCTTTCATGCTTCTCTGCTCACTTTTCCTAGAACGCGCTCTCCAGACGCCAGGCCGATACCACTCCCTCCTGAGAGGCGTCTGTTTTAGAAATAGCCCCCCTGGCGGTGCCCAAATGAAATAAGGGGATGTGCATTGTACGCAGTGGAGTTAGCCTCCCAATGCCCCCTTTGAAGCAAATTAAGAGCCGTGCACAATTCAAATTAAATTGCAACAGCCTGGAAAGGAAGGAGCTAAGATTTCCCTGTAGAAACACATTTCAAAAGGCAGCACTCAACCCCCAGGGTTTGAAGAGGGTAGGAGGTACCAGGTGCGTGTAGAAGTGTTGCTGGGAACAATGTGCCAGAGCTGGCTTTATCCCCTCTTCCCTcattttgttaggtctttaaagtgctaaattactgctgttttgttttctcctcttcccTAGTGGGCCAAGGGACAAATCCCACCCTTGGGAGGCTGCCAGAGCTGCaaatcccacccctccccagctccagtgctTAGAAAATTTTGCAGCATAGGGCGAGCATGCTGTCTGCTGGTACAgctcatcccagccctgctcttaGCCCAGATTCGCTCGCTCCCCCTACCAGGGACTGACTGGGATCCCTCAGTAGTCCAGATTTATCTTCCATAACAGCGGCTAAGAACTGCTGTGACATTAAACCAACCCTGCTTCCGATTCACATTCTAGCAACTGCACAGAGAGAGCAGATCACCTTCACATCCCtcactcgctctctctctctttggggaTATCAGCTCGGATTGCACAGAACTCCGGTCTTCACTGAGCCGTAATTTCACATGCCCCGGAACTTCGCCCAGGTCTGGAGAacagctgctcctgcctgcagctccagTTCAGTCGCCAGTATCACAAGGACCCCTTGGAAGGCAATTGGAGTAAATAAACACTTGAATATTCACAGGAAGGAAAATACTTGGACTGGCAGCTGCACTGTGATTCTTTCCAACAGAATGGACACTTCCCCATCTACCTGCCAGCCACAGCTTTAACATACATTAGAGGCTTTTGCCTTTGGATATGGGGACAACTGTCTGCAGGTAACAGACTCCTATCTTCACTTCTGTCTGTGGTCCTTCAAGGCTGTTTGTGCACAATGAAATAAACAGCAGAGGGACAGCGGTGGATGTTTTTTAAGAGGCTGTAAATTTGTGGGCACCAACCcccacctccaaaaaaaaaaattcaaatcatGCTATTGTTACAGGGCTGTTATATTGTGTCTAATCACAGCCCTCTCTGTTCAGTTGCATGGAATTTATCTGCATGTCTGACGACAGCTTCTGAGCCGACATCTCCAGAGTTAAGTGCCTCTATTCTTAGGCTTTGAGGCTGGAAAAATCCATAACTGCTGAGCGATGGAGCTGGCTCCATGCACTTCTGCATCCTGCCACCCTACAAATGCCACAGGTCATGCCAATGCCACATCTGAAGTGCTCGCTGACACCAGTGATGTCTTGGTTACTTCCTTCCTGGGATGCATCCTGGCTGTGATGTGCCTGGTGGGCACAGTCGGCAACATCTACACATTGGTGGTTGTGAACCTCTCCAGGAGATTCACAGGCTCAATGTACATTTATATCGtcaacctggccctggctgatcTCCTGTACCTGTCCACCATCCCCTTTGTGGTCTGCACGTATTTTGTCAAGGACTGGTACTTTGGAGACGTGGGGTGCAGGATCCTCTTCAGCCTGGACCTCCTCACCATGCACGCCAGCATCTTCATCCTCACCATCATGAGCACCGAACGGTACCTCGCTGTCGTCAAGCCCTTAGACACCATTGGGAGAGCCAGAGACTACCGGAGGACTATCACTTGCCTGGTGTGGCTGGTGTCCTTTCTTCTTGCTCTCCCGACCATGATCCTCATAGACCTCAGGACAAGTGACCAGGGCGGGGTGACCAAGCGTATGTGCCACCCCACCTGGCAGTTGGAGACCTACAAAGTGTATCTCACCATCCTTTTTAACACCTGcatcctggccccagggctcATCATCTGCTACTTATACATTAAGTTGGCCAGGACCTACTGGAGATCTCAGACTGCTGCTTTCACCAGCAGGGAAACGAACCGGTGCCCAAAGCAGAAAGTCCTGTACATGATATTCAGCATCATCCTCACCTATTGGGCTTGTTTCATACCCTtctggctctggcagctgctcagcATCTACTACTACAAGCCAGGGAACCTCACCAGCAACACCGTGGTCTACATCAATTTCATGGTGACCTGCCTGGCCTacagcaacagctgcattaacCCTTTCCTTTACACGCTGCTCTCCAAGAATTACAAGGAGTATCTAAGGAGCCGTCAGAAGAATCGCATCGTTCTCTCCAAGATAAAGCCCAAGAGGTGTTCCTCAAGGCGCTCCGTGTCCTCTGGCAGCCACGCATACATGGAAACCGTAGCTATTGCTCACATCACAGGGCTCACTCATGAGAACGTCTGCTCTTTGTGAAAGGTGAGTTGGCGAGAAGAAGGTGTCTGTTTCATTTCTCACACTCATGGGTTTTATGCATATATTTGGTACCACCTGTGTGACCCAGCCACACCAGAAATTACATTCAAAGGTATCCCAGTAGCTATGAGCAGCTTGACCCCCTCTGGTGGCTGATCCACATAGAGGATAAGAACCTACTGCAGCTACTAGCTAACCAAGTAACTCatggggtacatggcagaaatgGGGCTTTGGAGCTGACAGTCACAGGTTCTATCCATGTTACCTTCCATGGTGCTAGTAGGTCATTACACATGTAGAAAATAAttacagtagcagtggtggcctaAACTAGGTTTACATGACTCTCATTTGAAATTGGTGCGGCCAGAAAACTATGTGGTATGAGCACTATGCCTCAGTTTTCTGGCATCCAGCACCTGACAAAGATTTTAAGGATCACTTACCACTCGACAGTCACTGCTTCTCCACATGAAAAATGAGCCCTTAAATCAAATTTAACTGAATGGAAAACACAGATGCTCCTTTCCCCCCTTGTAGACTCAGTTAATTTCATTTACGTTTGCATTTTAATCAACGCCTTTCCGTTGAAGAGCCCGCTGGGTTATTAGAGCGGACAGGATGTTAATAAATCATGGTGATGTGATGACAATAAAGAGGTAAAACAATAGCTCCCGTCCAGGAGAGTCAGAATCTCTCACCACAGGAAGAACCAGGTTCCCAACTTCTCTCCTCTGGGAAATATCTCTGATTATAATTAAAACTCTGTATCATTGTGGTTCCACTGAAAATCACTGCAGATCTACTAGTAACACTATCTACAGGTGAAAAGCAGGCTGTGAGCTGAATCAATCCTTTCCTTTCAGGGCAGTCGTGATTTCATGATTATTTTGGACATCCTGCTTGTGACAGCTGTTGAACGACTGCTAAATCGCTCATCTCACCCCCACAACAGAAGATAACTTTCAAgggcagaatagtaacagagaaatagctgtggtagtctgtatcttatcaaaacaaaaaagcagtccagtagcactttaaaggctaacaaaataatttattaggtggtgagcgttcatgggacacagtctgccccacgaaagctcaccacctaataaattattttgttagtctttaaagtgctactggactgccttttttcaAGGGCAGAGTTAACTGTACTGAGAAGTTGAGTTCTCTGGCAGATGTGACAGGTTGGACGGGGTCCTAAGGACTGTCCTGggctcataagaatggccacagtggGTGAGATCAAAGGCCCATCTGgtccagtatcctctcttccacCAGCGGCCAACGCCCGATGCCCCAGAAGGAGGAAGCTTACCTCAGCTTACCTGTCATTGCAACCGCCACTGCCTGGCTGTCAATGGAAAGGCTCTACTGTAGGCAGGCCAACAGCATTTTAAACACCCCATGTTGACAGTGCAGGTCTTCACAGCAGTGACGGCCAGGAGCGTCGCCACGGACGCTCTCCCAAGTGCTACCACTGGTGGGACTTCACTGCCGCCAGCAACGGAGGGAAGTTAGGGCAAGGCAGCCTCGTGAAGGCCTGGCCGAGGTGGCATTTGCACAGGCAGAAACATGGTCTCCCTAGGCTGCAAGGGCCTTGGAGGGCCTGGCCTAAACTAGGGAATTTTAGAGAAATCGCATCTCTTGGTAACACCCACTGGGAGCCTTAGTGTAgacagctccctggctccagtgTGTGTCTGTTCACTTGTTCCACCAATTGTCCTTCCAGTTCAGCTCTGTctctgtgccacccagctggcgCTTCCTTCTGCCCAGCAGCTGTGCTCACTGCTCCCCGCAGCACACACCCAGCGTGGCAGCGAGGGCCGGAACATGACCCAGGCGGCCACGTCtgagctgctggggcagctgcattTGGCCGGACCTATGCCCGAGGCCTCTGTCTGACTGAGCCTGTCCTTGCCTTGCACACAGCTCTTTGCAGGCCAGGTAAAGGCAAGCGTTAAGTACCAGCTCTGGAGAAACAGCTGTAACCGTGGCGACGGTTCTGATCCTGGTAAGGCGTCTGGGGGATACGTTGCTGGCCTGAGCTTCACACTGTAGAACTTCAGGGAGCTAATCTCTGACAGCCATTGACGGCCCCTCAACGCAGCCACCCAGCCTTTCCCTTCCTGCCTTAcatacacccccacccccactcggCCCATCCCTTCAAGAGGCAGCCATGACACCTTTCATCCCCCTCAGGCCTCACAGCTACATCCAATACCACCCACCCACACGGCCACTGCCGTTCACTCCCCCCGCCCATCAGTCTTTCCCTGCAGGCCTGACGTCCTCCACTCACCCCATAGCGAAACGACTGAGCAAGACCTACTATTTTATCAGCTACAGGGGGTTACAAACCTAGTCAAAGCGCCGGGCTTGGCTAATAACTTAGACTGAGTGATTTAATAGTTAAACAGTGTCCTAATAggtgctgcaaagagctgcaggctgTGTAGTAAAAAGCCACTTGCAGCCTGAGCTATTGCGTCCTCTTCCCTCTCTAGGGTCCGCATCCACTCACCCTGGCAGAAGGTCTGCAGTCGCTGGGCTTTCCTTGGTAGACAGAGGCTGAGGAGGAACAGCAGCACCAAACCTCCTGATGTCCCTCGCGCCTGTCCCTGTTCTGCTCgttcctgccccaatggcaatgGGAAGTCATGGGAAGCTGTTACCGTCTGACCCGGTGTGCGAGCTTGTTCTGCAGTTAGGTGCCCATCGGCCGGCTACTGGGGTGCCGTCTGACACTGCCGCAGGCTGCGTCCACCGGCTGACTGGCACCGCGCCTGATAGCAACACCCCAGTAAGAAGCTGGATGGAGACTGGTCCATTTGTGCCCTACAGGTGACCAAGCTCAGCAGAGATCCCTGACAGAGGCAGCAGGCACCagaagggagctgcaggctgtAACCACAGCGACGAGGcaagtgtgtgggtgggtggttggGGGCATACACGGGTGGACAAAAGGCCGTGTACAGTACAGATGCTGTCTGGGTGTAATCCCACACCTGCAGGgagtgggtcactgtcccatgtaacaGTACCtaaaccacttacacagagaggaAGAACAACTCAACTTCAGCcttagcagggcagcagctggtatTAGCTCAAacagtagaggctcctgcactaagcaccCACGGCCGCAGGTTCAAGTTTGTCTGTCGGGATGCCAGGGGACTCCTCTCACATCTCCCAAAGCTGAAATGCCAGCTGATCCCAGGAGGCGTGTGGCTTACCTGCCGCAGCATGCGGTGAGGACACAACAAGGCAACCGTGCAATATCTACTGGAGCAGATCTCCACGCCTCTGCAACAGGAGAGCAAGGAATGCagggaggttggagagaggctggtcacggagggcagaacacggaacaatggtctcaagttgcagttgggaaggtccacgttgaacattaggaaaaactcttacacgaggagggtggtgaagcattggaatggtctacccagggaagtggtggagtctccgtccctggaggtgtttaagtctcgcctcaacaaagccctgtctgggctgatctgatgggtatGGTCCTGCccaggtcagggggctggacttgatggcttttttaggtctcttccagctctattgttctatgattctatgaatggctCCAGTGTGGGCTGCTCCACTCCATTACGCTTCTCTCTGTCCATGCACAGCGCGGCCCAAGCCCATTACTCGCTCACCCAGCACTGCGTTCCTATTCCTGGGTTCAAAGGTTTCCTCACTACAATAAAAATATGCTGAAAGAGGAGGTGGCGCTTCTCTGCACTTAGAGGCAGCTCTTGACTGGGTCAGAGCTGAGAAGAGATCCCTTGATGTGGCCTGGATGGGGGCAGTTTGCAAGGTGCAGCTCATCCAATGGCCAGTGtgattggtggtggtggggaagcggCCCTGGAGCTGTGCGGGCAGTGCCAGGAAAGGGGACAAGGAGGGTTCCACTTTAAAAGTGGGGGTGTTCAAACGACAAGCCAAGAGATCCCCTTTCTCCAGCTGTGTCCTGCTCCTTTGTTCACccctgggtggaatacattttgttctgtgcacccaggcGCATGGGGATGggctccaccaatagaaacacaggctgccggctgtgtgtggctgcaggcaTGCTGCTGATCAGccgggtggcatctgaatctctcttgggcagccacccaagcgccgCTTTCCAGAGGCGGGGCCGGCCAGGCCCTGAAGTCCTCGGTTGGAAGCCACATTCCAGCCATTGCTCTGCTACACACACGAGCTCTCCAGGGCCTCGAGAAGGAGAATTCATCACTGTATTTAATGGGCTCTGCGGAGAAAGCCTCACAGTCCTCACCGAGACAAAATTGCTAGTGTGGTCACCTGACTCCCCCGGCTTGTACCCACTCCCACTCTACAGGAACCAGCCATCagagtaaggtgaccatccatcctgtattgggcgggacagtcccgtatttggatgccaaaaaggcgtcccaacttatttttttaacacagacaaattgtcctgtatttgggcctttTTCcccctgaccttttccaccagcagctgcacaggccaagctgctggcaggagtcacttccctgagccttggggaagtggtggagcatgggtggctgccacttccccggggctcagtggaagcagggaggagctgtccctccccacgtATCTCCCTGGCCcgtatttggggcagggagatatggttgccctatgtCACAGTCGCTGCCTTGCAGGGGTGCTGGGAGTCACGGATGATCAGCCAATCACTGTCCTACAGGTGGAGCTAGGGCAGGAGCTTGGTAATCAGACCTTGTGTCTGTCAGCAGTTGGGCCATGGTCCAGAGCTAATCCAGGCCAGTAGGAACCCAGAGGTGCTTCCCCCTTCTTGTTATCTGCAGTGTGTTGGAACGGTCACTTCCCACCCTGCATAGACGCCTGCCCACCTCACAAGCACCCCATGCAGCTGCCGCCTCAGCAGAGCGCCAAGGATGCTGCTGGCTTCGGAGACCCAACTCCCCACCTGCTCTCAGGCTtgggctgggttagcagagcaCTGCAGGGCGGCCTCTGTCCTGTTCAGACAGCCCTAGCTCCAGTCACCCACACCGACACATTTCTACTTCCCTGCATGGAAGACTTAACCATGAAGAAAAtggccccctgccagcccggaCCCAAATGCTGATGTGTCCCCTCCCCAAGCCGAGGAGACAGATCAGGCTGACAAATTGCAGGGCAAAGAAAGCCAATTCCAGCCTTGTACTCATGCACACACAGATTTTGGTATGCGGGCGGGCACACACACCAGCCTCCTTGAGAGAATTCAGGATCTCTTCACTGTGGCAGCCAGTGTCGGAGAGACCAGCCTCTGCCACACCCTCTGTGACAGAAGATGATGGCAACTGAGACTGACTTCTCTTGACCCTCACCCCGGAGCCTTTTCAGCCGTTCCATAAAAGCTTCTCCGCTCAGTGAGAAGCGACATGCACCATGTGAACCATGCACCTGCCCCGCAGGAGCCTTGACTTGCTGTCTTGTGACCTCAAAGCGCCTACGGGACTTTGGAGCTTCTATTCCACTTCCAAAAGGCATTTTGTACTCAGGAGCCTATGTGAAGGAGATACAGGCTCCTAAGTGCATTTTAAGATCCAAAGTCACTTTGAGATACAGTGGGGCAGCCTCCTTGGCTGCCTAGATAATTTATATTGTTTGCCCCATTTTCCTAGTTTGCAGAGGCCAGAAGAGGTCTACAGGGCTCAGACACAGAACCCACCTGTCCTTTTCATGCTGTTTTGAATTCTTTACAGCTAGGCACTTGCCTGTGCTGACTGATGGACCATCTATTCCATCAGTGCCTATGACCGAGCAGGACAGTAACATATGGACAGCAAGGAAGGCACCATCCCCTGCTGGTAGGGCTTACGCACCTGCAGGCACCAGGATGGGAGCAGAGGTCCCTGAGAACCTCTCCTCTGACAGTACACTAGCCTGGTGTATTCCTCTTCTTTCCCAGCCAATGGTTACACTCAGCCACCAAGCTGGAAGCACCAGGGGAGGGGATCCTTCTCCGGTGGTTAGGTGCTTGCTGGGTCCATGGTATCTGAGCCTCACagctccttgtaagctgagcacttgtgcagccactctggGGAGATTCAGCTGTTGcacagctgagtagcagagcacctacagctaaGTTTGTCTTCTCCTGGTGGTACACGTTCCCACGTGTCAGTGCACATAGACAAATtcttccgcacatggatggaaaagattacagtGAACACTGCCGAGCACGCAACTTTTTTAATTTAGTTGTCCTCACGCAGCatcaggaggctggggagggctcctcgTTGAGGCAGAAGGACTTTCACAAAGTGATACAGGCAGAGGGGGAAGCAAGGAATCATACACCAGGATCTCCTGAATCTCAGGCAGGTCGCTCAACCACCAGACCACTTCCTATTCCCTAGGTGGAGATAAGACACACCCCGTACCAGAGATGATTTCTTGAACGGCCTCACAACAGGAGAGTCCTTTCTATTGCCTTTCCACGCACCAGCCAGCAGGTTAATACGTAAATAAGAAATCCCCCAGGAGGCTCCCCTGCAAATATTCTCATAGATTTTAAGACCATAGGGGACTACTGTGATGCAGTCTGACCTGTACAGAGCAGGCCCTGGGGCTTGACCAACACAATTCTTAGAGCATCATTAGTCTGGATTTTAAAATGGCCAGTGACAGAAAATTCACCTGGCCCAGCAGATCCAATAGCCACTGcagaccctggggcaagatgggatgGGAGCCTGGGTCTGCCACTCTGGAAGAGGCGGGGCCCatgacagaaggggtggggccttgggcagttgTACCTCTAATCTCCAGggagaatttatctagcttcaacttGCAGCCCTTTGGAGTATGTCCCACCTGGCTCTGCTAGTCCCAgaagcccattattaaatatttgttccctgtgtAGGTACTTACAGATTGTCATCATGCCACATCCTCACTTTCTCTTCATTAAGCCAAACGGATCGAGCACCAGGAGTCTTACGACAAGGGAGTTCTCTGACCCTTGGATCTTGTGGTGTGTCTCTGAAGCCTCACTATATATCAACCTCCTCCTGGCATTGCTAGCCGCCCTTACTCAGGACAGGATCGACCCCCCATACATTGATTTTGTACATCTCCACCAGGCGTGTAAAATCAAATCCTGCAAGACTGACCCCaggcaggttgatcttctgggaaaCGTAGATGTGACCTGAGCCATGGTCTTACCAGCTCCCACATCTCCCCACTGTGAGTAGAGGGAGAGATTAGCTGCTGGGAACTGACTGAGGTGAGCCCACCACCCGGCAGTTTTGTGCTACATTTATCCTCCTTCATTGGCAGACAAGAGGCTCTGAGTCACACACTCCCCCACAGTCTGTAGGCCCGATGGAATTATTCCAGAAGCAGAAACGATTAGCGTGTCTAACCGCAATCTACTGCAGGCAGATCCTTGTGGAGTGCCGGCGGATGGGGCTGCTTCTGAACtgccatttgttttttttttaaacacgtcCTTTAAAAACTTTCCTCTCCCTTGCCCaaaccccagctctgcaaggTCACCAACCACATGCAAGGGAAGTGAATTGAAACTGACATACCTGTCAGGCTGCCTGCTTGGAAGCTGCCCCCTTGCAGGTATCACTGCCTGtcagaacacagtggaggggaAAGGCAATGCAGGTCGGTTTGCTGTAGAGAGATGTACTTTGCTGGGCAGACTCTGCAAAGAGGCAGGTTAACACAGCAACAAGAGTTAATTCCTCTTGGAGAGCGTCAGGTGGTAAGAGGAAAGTGGGCTGGAGGATGATAGACAGACCTGCATGGTCATGCAAGAATAACTGGAGGTCCGTGAGGCTGCTGGCTTCTCATCCTCTGGGCCTAGAGAGATTAATAAACATGCTGCACTTGCAATGGCTTCTTCCATGCAAGGAccccaaagcattttacaaagaacGGCACCTCTGTGCTGAGGAGGTGTCACACCCTTGAGCGACAGCAATGCAGGGTTATCTCCATTTTTATGGAGGAGGAATAAGGCCGCAGACAGAttcaggctacacctacactagcctggaagatcgacccactcagggtcaactTTCCAGGATTCGATTCTGTGCATCCAGTGGGGGTGCATGACACAGAACTCTCAGGGGTCACGTCTCGCAAGGCATAAGGGAGGctaacgggagaaactctcccatcgaccttgctCAGTACAGACAGCCACctaagctgagcacagataagtcaattctcgCTATGCCATTCCCATagctagatttgcatatctgcggtcgacttactttgcctagtgtagacataggcaaagTGCCCACGCAGGGAAGTCTTGCGCACAGCAGGGAATGGAATCCAAGGCATCTTATTCCCAGCCGCGACATTTACCGACAagacagccctgctgctcctgaggGGCGTGCAGTCAGCTGCAGGCTCAGGAAAAGgctcatctggttaactaaagtCTTCCTGGGCCGTGTGGCACTTGAAGCCAGAATCAGCCTCCTCAGTGATtccttggggggcagaggggtgtggagagagaaagtaaaaaaaaaacttttttccggaaataaaaaaaaaccccaaagcatcggacagccaagcaggataactCGAGACAAGGGGACTTTTCCCTCGAAATTACTGCAGCTCTGCAAATGAATTTTGTCATCCCCTCCACCCACGTCCTCTTTCAAGGTTGAAAAGGAACGTGGGTGAGCAGAGCACAGCTATTAGCAGCTTATGGGAAGGCTCCTTGGCAGCGCTGTGGCTCTGAACAGTGGCTGTAAATAAGAACGCCCCATTTCACAATGCTGTGCCTGCATGAATGAGATTTCTGACATTACTTCTTCAGACATTAGGACAGTGAGATAATTAACGCTGGAGAAAACCTGCCATGCAGACAAAGCCTGAGCCCAGCCTGCAGGTGGCCTTCCCAATTTACATttgaacttctgtaatctggGTGTCTGGGATTTGGAAACACCTGTGGttcagggggaggagggagcggcTCAGGgtgctgcctctctctctcttgctccctgA is a window from the Carettochelys insculpta isolate YL-2023 chromosome 16, ASM3395843v1, whole genome shotgun sequence genome containing:
- the LOC142021768 gene encoding urotensin-2 receptor-like; protein product: MELAPCTSASCHPTNATGHANATSEVLADTSDVLVTSFLGCILAVMCLVGTVGNIYTLVVVNLSRRFTGSMYIYIVNLALADLLYLSTIPFVVCTYFVKDWYFGDVGCRILFSLDLLTMHASIFILTIMSTERYLAVVKPLDTIGRARDYRRTITCLVWLVSFLLALPTMILIDLRTSDQGGVTKRMCHPTWQLETYKVYLTILFNTCILAPGLIICYLYIKLARTYWRSQTAAFTSRETNRCPKQKVLYMIFSIILTYWACFIPFWLWQLLSIYYYKPGNLTSNTVVYINFMVTCLAYSNSCINPFLYTLLSKNYKEYLRSRQKNRIVLSKIKPKRCSSRRSVSSGSHAYMETVAIAHITGLTHENVCSL